The genomic region CGCTGGCGAGGCCGTTGCCGGAGCCTCCAAGAATCGAACCATCGGTGCCGATAACCTGGACTTCGTTCGGCGTCATTTCCGGGATCGCCGAGGCAACCAGATGCTTGATGGCCGGCGCTGCAGTGGCATCTCCGGCAACATCCGTGCGAATGACGACAGACGCCGACGGCGCTTCTTTCTTGACCTGAAGCGCATTCTGGTTCGGCATGAAGATGTGAACACGCGCAGCTCTCACACCCTTCAGGTATTGGATTGTTCGCGACAGCTCGCCCTCAAGAGCGCGCACGCGCGTCACTTCTTGCATGAACGAGGTGAGCCCGAGCGCGCCGAGCTTATCGAACAGCTCATAACCCGCTGTTTGGCTGCCGGGCAGTCCCTTTTCCGCGAGCAAAGCGCGAGCTTGTGCCGTCTGCCCGACTGGAACGCTCAACTTCGTCCCGTCCATGCTGCTTTCAAATGGGATGCCGGCCTCGGTCAGCTCCGTGCCCATGCGGCTGATGTCAGGCGGCGTCAGGCCGACATAAAGCGTCTCATAGCTTGAGCGCGACGCGAAGTAACTGCCTATGGTAATCAGTCCGAAGACGAGCGCGCCGGCGATGCCAAGCGCCATAAGGCGCCTGCGGCCGAGACCCAGCAGACTGCGATAAAGGTTCTCTAATTGACGCCAATCCATCTCTCGACCTTGCCGGCAAAGTTTCCGGTCAACGGTAGGGACGGAACCTTGTGCAAAGGTGACGGGCCGCCTCCGTGGCCTGATCCGCGTTGGCGGAAGAGGTCAGGGGTGGCGGCCCGTCTAACAGATCGGAGATTGTATGGGGCCTGACGCCGAGCGGCGTCAGGCCCTAGTTATTAGCCGCGGAAGAGCGACAGGATGTTCTGGCTCGACTGGTTAGCGATGCTCAGTGCCTGAACACCGAGCTGCTGCTTGACCTGCAATGCCTGCAACTTTGTCGATTCCTGATTCATGTCAGCGTCCACCAACTGAGAGATGCCGGTGGTGATCGAGTCCATCAGCGACGATACGAAGTCGGTCTGCAGATCGATGCGCTTCTGCGCCGAGCCGAGGTTAGTAGCTGCCGTCGTCATGGACTGATAGGCAGCATCGACGCCGGCGATATAGCCGTTCAAGGTCGCCTGATCGGTCGGGCTGTCGGTCAGCGAGCTAATGTCGATGTTCATAATCGACGTGCCACCCGTCGTCACAACGGCGCCCGTAGACGAACGCTGCGAGTCGAGGATGCCGCCCGCGCCAGAAGCGGTGGAGCTATCGAACAGGATTGACGTCGACGTATCGACGCTGATCGTTCCGATAGAAACACTGCCGTCCGAGGCACGAGAGAACGACGAAACGATCGTCTTTGTCGCGCTGTAGCCAGAGGTCGATGAATCGACCGAAACCCAGTTCTCGCCCGAGAAGCTTGCTGAGGAAGCGATGCCCTTCAGCTGATCCTGGAGCTGGGTGATTTCCGATTGAATCTTCGTGCGGTCAACGCCCGGCGATGCGGCCGCAACCAGTTTGTCTTTGATCTGGCCGACGAGATCGATCGACTGGTTGATCGCGTTGTAGGCGACGTCAACGGTGCCCTTGCCAAGACCGAGTGCGTCCTGCACGGTCGAGAGCGCCGAGTTGTCCGACTTCATCGTGGTCGCAATCGACCAGTAAGCTGCGTTATCCGAAGCGCTCGCGACCTTCAGGCCGGTCGAAATCGCGTTCTGCGTCGTCAGCAAATCTTTGGAGGTCTGCCGCAGCGACTGCAATGCGGTCATTGCGGAAATGTTGGTATTGATACTGCTCATGCCCATGTCCCTTGTCCTTTTACTCAGCACAAAACGCTACTGGGACATACCGGATCTACCGGCTTGACAGATCGGCGTCATGCCTATGGCGCGTGTTCGCTGCCACCCTGTCATCGGCAAGATTGATAGACGAGAGTCGTTTCCTAATGGTTAATTTTGACGCTTAGAATGTTAATTATTTTGCTCGGAGGCGGATTCTTAATGCCGCACGTCATCGAGCTAAGTGAATGATTTCACAAGCGCTCCGACGAGCAAGCTCCAACCGTCGACCAGCACGAAGAACAGCACCTTCAGCGGCAACGCGACGACGGTCGGCGGCATCATCATCATACCCATTGCGGTCATGATCGTCGCCACTACCAGATCTATGACGAGAAACGGCAGCGTCACCAAAAAGCCAATCTCGAACCCTCGGCGCAACTCAGAGACCATGAACGCAGGTATGAGCACGCGCAGGTCATCGGGACCCGCCTTGTTCTGCTCCCCGAAGCGTTCCGCAGACATCTGTTCGAACAGCGCGAGATCCTTGT from Hyphomicrobium sp. MC1 harbors:
- a CDS encoding flagellin; the encoded protein is MGMSSINTNISAMTALQSLRQTSKDLLTTQNAISTGLKVASASDNAAYWSIATTMKSDNSALSTVQDALGLGKGTVDVAYNAINQSIDLVGQIKDKLVAAASPGVDRTKIQSEITQLQDQLKGIASSASFSGENWVSVDSSTSGYSATKTIVSSFSRASDGSVSIGTISVDTSTSILFDSSTASGAGGILDSQRSSTGAVVTTGGTSIMNIDISSLTDSPTDQATLNGYIAGVDAAYQSMTTAATNLGSAQKRIDLQTDFVSSLMDSITTGISQLVDADMNQESTKLQALQVKQQLGVQALSIANQSSQNILSLFRG